The Chitinispirillales bacterium genome window below encodes:
- a CDS encoding riboflavin synthase: protein MFTGLIETTGEIKSLSFENKSAVIAILPKADDFECKIGDSVAIDGVCLTVEKISEKRIFFRAVRETLSKTTLVNAKISQVVNLERAMKADGRFGGHIVLGHIDTIAKIEQIKNDGDSFLFFVSVDDEYSKYVVKKGSVAVNGISLTVADLTQNGFSLSIIPHSFKNTTLALKKVGDFVNIECDVFSKYVERMIVQKNKTGDRILKLLEEGEF from the coding sequence ATGTTTACCGGACTAATAGAAACGACGGGTGAAATAAAATCGCTTTCTTTTGAAAACAAAAGCGCGGTAATAGCAATACTGCCCAAAGCCGACGACTTTGAATGTAAAATCGGCGATTCCGTAGCGATTGACGGCGTTTGTTTGACAGTCGAAAAAATAAGCGAAAAACGTATTTTTTTTCGTGCGGTCAGAGAAACTCTTTCGAAAACGACGCTTGTGAACGCGAAGATTTCGCAAGTCGTAAATCTTGAAAGGGCGATGAAAGCGGACGGGCGTTTCGGCGGGCATATCGTTTTGGGACATATCGATACAATCGCAAAAATAGAACAAATTAAAAACGACGGCGATTCGTTTTTATTTTTTGTATCCGTTGACGACGAATATTCAAAATACGTCGTAAAAAAGGGTTCTGTCGCTGTAAACGGAATTTCACTGACTGTCGCGGATTTGACGCAAAACGGATTTTCTCTGTCGATTATCCCGCATTCTTTCAAAAATACGACGCTTGCGCTGAAAAAAGTCGGCGATTTTGTCAATATCGAATGCGACGTTTTTTCTAAATACGTTGAAAGGATGATTGTGCAAAAAAATAAAACCGGAGATAGAATATTAAAACTGCTTGAAGAGGGGGAATTTTGA
- a CDS encoding type II toxin-antitoxin system PemK/MazF family toxin, translating to MNSPNYVKKGQIFMCRFEDCWNKINSCIDTNESIIANIKPEIGKIRPVLVIHPHKRHKLAVVVPFTTKKPRKESSYTVFIPMGIMPGILSEKECWALCDMVKVVSLDRLQVPFRRKRDSHNGINITTLGEDRINEICNIVRNILR from the coding sequence ATGAATTCTCCTAACTACGTTAAAAAAGGGCAGATATTTATGTGTAGATTTGAGGATTGTTGGAATAAGATAAATTCTTGTATCGACACAAATGAATCAATAATCGCCAACATAAAACCTGAAATAGGGAAAATTCGTCCGGTTCTTGTAATACATCCTCATAAGCGTCATAAATTGGCGGTAGTAGTTCCATTTACTACAAAAAAGCCGCGAAAAGAAAGTTCTTATACAGTATTTATTCCTATGGGAATTATGCCTGGTATTTTATCTGAAAAGGAATGCTGGGCTTTGTGTGATATGGTAAAAGTTGTCTCTCTTGACAGATTACAAGTCCCTTTTCGTAGAAAGAGAGATTCTCATAATGGTATCAACATAACAACTCTCGGTGAAGATAGAATCAATGAAATCTGTAATATAGTCCGAAATATTTTAAGATAA